CGCCGACCTCAACTGCCTCTGCTTCTTTAAGTACGCCAGGACCTTGCTGCAGACCTACCAAATCAACCCCGACTTGGCGGCGCAGCTCCCCGTCAAGTGCAACCTCGTCCCCTCCTTCCACTGCTGAGGACCGACGGGGTCCCGCATCCGTGTTGATGCATTGGGTGGGGCCTTGAAATAAAAGCGCAGGCCTAGCATTTTGCGTACTTGCCGTTTCGTATCGTATGTGATGTCTGTGTGGCTTTTGCTATGTATTGGACTGACGTAACGTTGTTAGTTTCAGTTGCTTCTTTTTTCCAACCATTACCGTTGTTTCCACGTCGTGTAAGGATGTCAAGTCAAGAGATCTGTTTGGGTAGACTTCGTTTTGGAATTGAAACATGTGTTCTTTGGTTTCGTCAAAACACAGCACTAGCCGCCCAGCTCGACCATGATGCATGTTGTTTGGCTATTACGCCCTCTTCAATGGACCTGTCCGAGTCACGCCTGACGTAACCAATGACTAGACTGTCAAATGGTCGGGTCGGCCGACCCATGTCCAGCACTTATCCGACTTGccttatattactaaaatatttttatatttaactaaatctaCGAAAATTCATATTCAGATTAAGGTAAAAGCACATAATGATTGAGTAAGCATAACTCAAGCTCGCCCTATCCCTTCACAAGTCCTAATCACATTCTTCACGTCTCTTGCACTCACTCATGCTCATGCCTTAGTCACTCTCTTGCTTGACTCTCAAATGCCGCCCTCTTGCCTGAATTGCTCACGTCCCTCACGCTCAATGCCTCCCTCTCTTGCTAtgtttttggccaattttagttAGAGGTCAGGAGTTTCCGAGCTCCTGTCCTGCAAACTCTACAGCTGTTTGCGATTTGGATCTCATGATCTGATGGGTCCACGACCTCGTTTCGATGAATCCGTTGTTTGTCTGGTGTGTTGTGAGTGCGGAAATGATTTGAGTTCATGCTTTGGGGATGTTGGTGTGACTAGATTGTTCTTGAGTTAATTCCATAGAGTTATTAGTGTGGGATGATTGATGTTTGAATTTATGCTTTAATCGcagtgtccgatttattttattttattttttttctatttaattagTACGTTTTTTTTGCTACACCATCGATTCCATTGGCCCAATCGGGAATCAGATCGATTCCAAGATCAAGTGGGCCAGTTCAATTGGCTCATCCCGGAAATGGCCCACTTGGGAACTAATTATTCGTAATTATCATTTGattcccaataaaaaaaaagaagtgagaTTCAATCTTCAAAAAAGTAACTTAAAAGTAATTGTCGACATTTTAACTTTTACGAAAGTAATTCCACTGATTTTCACGCCTGTTGACATAGCAAATGGAATTTTTCGTCATCATTAACTCAAGGAAAAAATGATTAAGATCACCGTCGCACAAATCTGGTGAATCCCTCGCACCTTGGTTTGATCATGGCTCTTTTCAAAAACTTCAAAacaatttaaggttttctccTCCCTGTCCCACACCGCAATTATTGCCCTAAAAGGAAAACGCCAGAGGCATTATTAATCCATATATCCATTTCCGGCAGGTATGGACCAAAATGGCCCTGCCGAGGACGTGGCGGGCTCCCATTGGCGGCCCCCGGCGGAAGGCGACACCAGGCAAAAGCAGGCGATTGAGACCCCTCATCGCCGGTGTCGAAAGCGAGAGAAATGTGATAAGCCCGAAAAATTCGCCGTGCGGTGGATGACGACAATTGACGCGAGGAAGAGCGAAAAGCAAAAACAACGCATTTCACTGCGCATTTCCGTCGTACctataaagagagagaaagagaaaatatagagagagagagagagagagaaagcttgaATCTCTTGCGAAATCGTCTTCATCTTCCGTCCCGTCGTCTCTGCCTGCGAAAAAGCACCGGAAGCGCGCCTGTTCTCGTGCTCGAGAAGGTAAGCTCGGCGCACCCCGGATCTGCTCCCTTTTCGCGTCGCGATTTCGTGCTCAATTCGATTTGCTGAATCGATTTTCTGAATCGGCGGCGTCCGTACGATTACGCCTTCCTTCATCGAATCGGCTCGAGGCCGGTCGCCTGTGGTCCCGGGCGTTGGTCGCTGCTGTTTTTTCGCGGCTCGATTGGGTTTTTGGGCGGTCGGGGATCGAGGCCTGAGCTGATTAGCTCGGAGTTAGTTCGATCGTCGTCGCCTTCTTTAGCTTGCCGATTGGTCTAGGGCTTTCGTTAATAGGCTCAATCGGATGCGTTGTGGTGTTGAGTTGATCGACTGCGCCGATTGCTGGCGTTTGGATGTTATTGAATTTGTGTGAATGACTAGGTTTGAGCTCGAATGAGTGTTTCCTGTTGTAAAAACTGCTGCCTGGTGATGATTCCGAGCACCTGATTTTGTAGAACCTCAGGGTGATGGTCAATGAGGTTATCTGCTCGTTTTGCTTGATTATACTGCAGAGGCTGTGTTGTCTGTGATGGATATTTCTGGTTATGTTTCGAATGAAAATTCAAGTGCTTAGTTTGGCTAAGGACTTGGTGAACTGGGTggatccttttttttcctcgaTTTCTCTGAACGGAAGCGGCCAACTAGGCTGAGGAGGTCAAGCTCTTCGGCATGGAGGTCTCGGAGTTTCATTGGTGACAGTGTTCAGACATGGATGAATTCCCTGTTAAATTAATATGTAGAAGCTTCGATGGATGAGAAATTAGTCTCCTCTCAATGCTTCAAACTTCTATGCTGCTTTTTCATACTTCGCATATGCTGTTTAGTGCTGAGACCATTTTTAACTATCCGGTCTCATAgtatttcaaatattaaaacTAGCTGATACTGAGCCTGCTTCATGTCTCTAGGGTTTATACTTCCCAAAGATGATTAATCTTTTCAAAGTGAAGGCAAAGCAAAAGGAGATTGCAGAAAATGCCAACGGGAAGGCCCCTGTCAAGAAGCAAACTGCTGGCGAACTACGTCTCCATAAAGGTTCTTGTTCCCCCTCCTTGTGGTTTAACATATATAGCTTTGCTTCTACACTATGGTCTGTCAAAGTGGCCCCAGCACTAGCCACTGTTTCTCTATTAGTTGTTTCCTGCATTTGAATACGTGGCTTAGAGTAAAGATCTGATGGGTCTTCTACTGTCTTATCATCTTATACTTTTCTATAATTGAATCTATTGATGTCACAAGCCACATTTCTGACCATGAAAATAATGGGGGACTCTGTTTTTGCCCCTTTTCCCTAATTCAGATTTGAGCATGTTTATTATGTATCTTCTTTGTATCGTCAAAGTTATGGCTGTCTCGTGCTAGAAATGGGTTACAGAACCATTATATACTGCTCTCATGATTTGCAAATCTTCAGTTTTGTATAAGGAATAAGTGGGTTCTCTTCGGAGAGAGAATGATAAGTAGTTTATACTTGTAACCTTACCTGGTTCTGAATGTTTCTTACTCCATTCCAagagttttgttttttggtcaaGCATTCCAAAATTTTATTGAGTTTGAGCTTGGTTAACTGTCTTTGGATCATATTGGCTAATTGTTTGGTGTGCGAGGAACGATATTAGTGGTTACTTTGGATCTTGGGTGCCATATTTAGCTGCAAATATTCATGTGTTAAGCTAATTTTGGGATTTCGTTTTTGCAGATATTAGTGAGCTTAACTTACCAAAAACTTGTACCATATCCTTTCCCAATGGTAAGGATGATTTGATGAACTTTGAGGTGACCATACGTCCAGACGAAGGATATTACTGGTAAGTCTTTTTCTATGGCCTCTTTAAAATCTCTTCCTAATGGCTTGTATGATGGACTTTAAACTGTTATCATATAGGATTATGGATatgggtgagcatggtccaggTGGGCAGCTTTTATCTTAGAACCGAGAACCTTTCATGAAGGACCGGTTCTAAAAAATGGGAACCAAGACTCGCCCGTTGGTTCCATGAATCCACTCAGGAATCGAACTGTGCCGGTTCGGCTcccaggtggatccatggaactggTCTTCAATCCCTATTAAAATTGCATTCATTGATTAATATCATGATGAACCTATTTTCTATTTAGAGCACCAAAGCTAGTTTGGCCTTTTATTTGGGTAGAATTGTGagccattgattttgattaaagaTTGAAAACTATAGGGTGAAACGAATAAACGATACTCGTTagctaaaaacttaatttcttcTAAGGTCATGGTGTGGCCTCTTATGGTTTCTTGACACTAGAAACATGTGGAGAATTAGACTCCTAAAACATTAATCGCTTGATCCATCATTTTTCAACGTTGACCTAATTTAATTATGGAAATGGTTAAGGGAGACCTAATTATACTCTTAAACGAGCCGGTGGCtcttattttcatattatgACAACAAAGCGATGCAACATTTATAGACATCTCCAATCGGTTTCCTCCTTTCTctacatttgtttattttgttttggttgagaaaacaaataaataaattactagAATTGAAAAAAACAAGTAGGGGGGTTAATCCTATTACACAtccaagagacaaaattagtcaataatgtccaataactacaaatatacatatttttggtcaaaaactacaaaataattaagtaattgagatagaatttttcttttttctttaaaatatatatactgGTTCGATGGGTGGGTGGGCGGTTCCATGCCTAGCATTGGGAACTGGACCGGTACTCACctatttcattaaattggaatcgggaaccggccCTGCTCTCATGGGAACCGCTGGTTCCGGTCTGGTCCGTTCCTGTTCCGGGCGGTCTGGGCGATTtctggttcttttgcacacaCCTAATTATGGATGGGTGCTCTAGAATGAGAAAAAATTGGAATAGAACATTTTCTCATCTTATTTGTCTACGGACTTTAGAAGCTAGAACTTTCTGGGGGAAATCAGTATTGCAACTGAACATGTTCTGGAATGAGATGATAATGGTATATTTTTTCCCTCAGTGCTCAATTTGTTCATTATCCTCAGTTGTACCAATGTGAACGAATTATTAACGAGGAACATTTTGTGGCAGTGGTGGTAcatttgtttttacttttcaagTGTCTTCCATCTACCCTCATGAGGCACCAAAAGTCAAGTGTAAAACTAAGGTAAGTTAGCCCTCACCTATAAATATGATGGTCTTTTACTTGATTTTCTCAAGTATTGATATGGCTTTGCTCATGCAGGTTTACCATCCCAATATTGATTTGGAAGGAAATGTTTGCCTCAATATTCTAAGAGAAGATTGGAAACCTGTCTTGAACATCAACACCATAATCTATGGGTTATTCCATCTTTTCACGGTATTTGGATTTATTCTCAAtgactctttattttttaaatggtaaTCATTTCCTCAACAATCCATTGCTCCCATGCAGCAACCCAACTATGAAGATCCACTCAATCATGATGCAGCTGCTGTATTGAGGGACAATCCGAGGATGTTTGAGTCTAATGTGAGACGGGCAATGGCTGGTGGGTATGTAGGGAACACCTTCTTCCCCCGATGTATGTAGCCGTTGTCTATGTCTGCCTATCATCAAATTCATTGCTGAGGCTTGAGGGTCCAAGCTGTTATCTTGATGTAATGCTTCCATTGTCAAGTTGTATTTTCTGAACATGAATTGCAAGGATGAAGGAAGGCCCCATGAAGGTGTGTTCGAAttcatcttttcctttgttCTCTGCATTTgtgtcctttcctttttcttgatgTGAATCTTGGGGGGAGACTAAGGTCTTCTCTTTGGTTGAACAAATATGTGCATTATCAAGCCAGTTTGGGCAGCTAATGTTTTGCTGCACCTCAAATTTGTGCTACATAGCAGGTGCAGGAGCTTGGACAGTTTTAGTTTTTTCAGAATTCATATACTGCACATTTTCCAGGACCTCCGCCTCTTAATTGGTTGGTTTTTCCACGCTTATACGTCAAATTTGCTAGAGATCTTAAAATCACGACGGGGCAGTGTtgtaattgagaaattgaagcATATGGCTTGGCAACGCCGGGTCTGGCCTTGGCCCAGTGCTTCCTTCCAAATATCTGTCAAAACCATTGATGAATGGCCTGTCAAAAGTACAATGTTGCAATTCTGAGGCATCTGTCCGGTTCCCCGTTTGTATGACTAGTCCAGGCAGTTCCTGACCTGTCTCGCGTGAAGTGTTTAATTTCATTGATTACCCGAAGGTCAGCTACACTCGATCATCACCTACGCCAATGCAGATCTTTCATTATGTTTCTTCTTTAATTATCTCTCTTCGATCAATTATTTGATTAAAGGTGCCATTGACTCAGCCCTTTTAGGCATTCCAGGATTCCTCTACATCTATAATGCTATTATTGCGGAGGTGAGAACGTCCGTCGTTTCTTATTGAGATAGAAGTTTTCAATAGGTATCCACCCCACAAAAAGACATTTCACACCGGCTTCAGAAGAAACGACTGAAAATGCAGATGAGGGCGCGTatggatggagagagagagagaaagagagagagagagagagagagagagagagagagctgcatGATCCATTGACAAAAAGAAAGCATATATCCATTGGAAATTGTACTGAATACCTTTGCATATATCGAGCTGCATGATccattgacaaaaagaaaacatatatcCATTGGAAACTGTACTGAATACCTTTGCATATATCAATTGGAAACTGTACTGAATAGCTTTTTAACTCAACCGTTCACAATAAACTTAAACACAAAAATTTCGACTGAGCTACGGAGGGACCATATCAAACAGACTTCAATACCTAGATGAGTGGAATAGGTGATCTAACAAGAATCAAATAATGCATTTCTGATCCTCAAGCAAAAGACATACGCATCGCACCAGAGAATCCAATGTTACGAAGGTGCTTTGAATGATATACTCCATATGTACTAGTAGGGTATGGCGAATCTCTTGACAATTGAGGCCATGTACTTGCCTTGGTGCTCGGCAAGAGCCAGTTCAGTCGTGCTCGGTTCCCGCGTGCCATCACCAGAAAATACTCCAGCACCATACGGAGAACCTCCTCTTATGGAATCCATCTTAAACATTCCAGCCCCGAAAGTGTACCCAATTGGCACATAAAGCATTCCGTGGTGCACTAATTGAGTAATTGCTGTCCATCTGCGAGGCATGTACCGGCATCATTAGCTCtatggaaattgaaatttaagACTCTTCCCGTCGGACTCTTCTGAAGAAACGCCATGGCGAGAAAGTACTTTCAAAGTTAGCTCATAATATAATTTCATCGTTTATTCGATGAGTGTTTCTGGGACAGATGAACAAAAACTCATACAACTCTGGTTTGCAATGCAGTCTAGCTATCAAATTAAATGTTGATAAAACATGAAAGCCATTGTAGATTTAATCTATAACTCATATCAGGCAAGAATTGGAAGTAATTCTACATATACCTGAAAGTAAAAGTTGAATAGTTCTTCTACGTTTCATCTTCTGTATTGTTCCTGATGCAACTGCTTCTTTGAGTTGCATCTAGATTTAAGGAGAGTATGGATCAGTTGATCTATGCACCAGGTTTGGAAGGCTGGAACTTAGGATCCATTTGGATTTGCAAGGTCAAATGCTGCTAAGGTAAAATTTGAAAGAAGCCCAAACAGTATGGAACTCGGCTTTTTCTCGGTTTTCTAGTCTAAAAAGTGAGAATGAGAATGCCTGACATGACAAATGCCAAATCAAGGCTACCGTCTTTCCTAAACTAAGAATCACCGTAAAACCTCTTCCAAAAATTATAGATTCCCATAGATTCGATGTTAGAATCTCTTGCTGATAGAGACTCAATCAACTTAGCAAAGTACACATAAGTAGACTCTCCGGTATATCAGAACTAATTGTGTGAACTCAACATAAGGATATGTGATTCTAGATGATAGAGTTACTGAGGACTATATATGcttaaagagggaaaaaaaacagaatcatCAATAATAGTTCCCAGCCTCTCGACCTGTTGAACATCTTTCTGTTATCATTACCTAAACAATAAAGAAAACCTCTAAGCAATCTACTTGGAGGTTACATCATACAGAACTCCAATGAGTGAAACCACCTTCCTTTTCCCAGTATCAACGTATTCAAACCCATTGCCCACACTACAGATATTGTATCCACATCAGACTTTTCATTAGCTTCCCAAGCAACCCAATTAGTCTTCATTAGACTATTACATGAGGCAACTGAACTGACGCAATAAACTTACCGATGCTCAAGAGcagaaaattttagaaagttgttaaggaaaaatgtaaGCATGTATCACAAAGTCAATTCTAGTTATGCATGTTTTTGGAGATGCTTCATTCCGCTGTCTAGACCTCACCATAACTATTGTGCCATACAATTAACTTTGGTAAACACTCATTTAATCGAAACATCCTCAGAATGCAGTTGAGTCATCTATTAGCATAAGAAGGATCCTGTATTTGCGATGGATTCTATAATCTGGAGATTACTTCATAACTCTGGATTTGTGTTGATCAATGACCTTTGGAGATACATAAATGTTTAGTCGCAAAGTCTCTTCTAAATCAGAATTTTATCCTACACAAACATGATCAACTGAGCACAAGTTAAAGCAGTAAATTTAACCATTGGAAGATGTAATCTCTGGATTCTCTTCAAGCACTGTGATTTCATCGTTCATCCAGTTGATTCTACGCTCAAGGATTCTACCCAACCCATCTAAACACATTCAAAACAAGCCATACCAAGATGATAAGCATCAGAGCACCAAGCAAACCAACAAATCCGAGAATTAACTCCAAGCAAGAAGATACGAAATCAGCCAGCTCAAGTTAGTCTTCCCATGCAGCCACTAAATTCGACTATTAGCAAAAGCTACAGATTTTCGCAGTAAGGAAAACCAACGAAACAGAAATCTTACGCAGTGGTTTCTTGCCCTCCGCCCTGAGTGCCGGTGCTCACAAAGAACCCGGCAGGCACTCCGGCGAGCCTCTGCTCGTGCCACAACCCGCCGGTCGAATCGAAGAAGGCCTTCATCTGCGAGGCCATGCTCCCAAACCTGGTCGGAAACCCGAACAACAACCCATCGGCTTCCACCAATTGCTCCGCGGATATAACGGGCACTTCCACATCTCTCTGTGGGACCCTCATCTGCTCCAGAACCTCCGACGTCAGCGTCTCTGGCACCCGGTAAAGAACACCCTCAACCCCATCAATTGAATCCACGCCCTTCTTGATCCTCCTCGCCATAAGCTCCACGTGTCCGTACATTGAGtaaaagatgatgaaaattcTCAGCTTCTTGATCGTCTGCGCATGGTTTTCTGTGACCGGGGCAGTgacttctgctgctgctgctgctggggCTCGTTCCTGGGCAGGAACGGGACCGTCCCCATCTGGGTTCGGAGGATCTTGATCGGGGGACTCAGCTGATCTTTTCTTGCTTGGCACACAACCGCCTCCTTTACCCATTAAATTGCAAGCccaatttccaaaatttctagTTCTAATTCGACGGGTGTAGGATTCTTGGAAAGAGAATGATGCTGGTGCTACACTCTGTGAAATGGTCGATTCAAGAAACAAGTATTTGTCAACTGGGTAGTACTGAAAGTCaggaagacgaagaagacgacAGAGAATTAAAGAATGAGGAGAATGGAAGAATCAGCAGGTGGAGTCGATCTCTGTCCTCGAAGATGAGCTCTGGTGTGAGCTGTGTGGAATTCGGCGAACACCATTTGCTGGCATTCTGGCataaaataaagaagaggaTGGACGAGACCGGGTCGGAAAATTTATCTGCTGACTGAGTGGATTGTGCAGAGAAGGTCGCACGTTGTCTCTTCCTTTATCTACGGGAGAATTGCATAAAGAAGCTGCTATTTGACCTTTTTCTACGGGGGAGTCATTGCGTTGTCCCGTGAAATCACACGGTTTCACCCCACTGGAGACCTTTTCCAGCATACATTATtgtcctctctttcttttacaagaaagagaaaaacaggATGTCCCCGGGCAACATATTTTTCGAGAGTCAATTTAGGacatattccttcttctttttttggtcaagtAAAAGGTATATATATTCATTATCgagacacaaaaaaaaaaaaaaaaaaagtcgatttATGATGTTGAGTTTCGAATAGAGGATTgtcaaatttatatattttcatagtTTGATCTCTATTAATATTCGAAAGATCGAGAGACAATTGCTTCCAtcgatgataaaaaaattgtaattgcTTCTAAATATGTTAAGGACTTCATGGACATCGTCCATTGGACAATCTCAATCATCAGTGTTATTTCAAGTGGGGTTGTTATTTCAGGTGGGGTCGTGCAATTATTGGCTATGATTTGGATTCaagcacaaaatatttttacttgaGAAGAACCCAAGACTTAGCTCAATACATACTGCGTAGCGTTGGGGCACATAATTTCAGAGAACAGGTGGAGAGTTAGATCGTGATTATTACCAAAGCAATCGGCTATCATTAAGACAAGCAATAGATTTAAGCATTTGAATGACATGCCATCATTTTGAGGATCGGCGCAAGAGACAAACACCaatattctattttttgaaatctcTCTTCTTGATTCAATGACTCTTACAACGCATATCCCTCTAGTGAGAGCCCCTGAGTTTGGAAAGGAAGGATATCTCACTCATAAAACTCAACCATTCACTTGCTCGACTTCACTTGAGCTTAAGGAATGAATGACCAGAACAGGGCAATAACCTAGAAAGAACAAGGCCATTAGAGAAGGAGGGGGGCTGGGGGAAACTAAATAGACAGTTAAGGTTTAGGAACTCATGGCATTCTATCCAACCTAATCATTTTTCAGTTCTCGTTTTCTCAATGAAACGATTTCCTGGGTAGTATTGTCATCTACATCAGAAAATCTAGACTGAGGCTGTGCAAGCTACAAGTACGGTTTGATTTACTACTAGAACAAAAGAGACtcggaaacaaaagaaaaggactcAAGATCGGTAAGTTTGACCCCAAAAGTTCACCCATAGCTCACAGAGGAAATAAGGCCTTCTATTCAATCAGATGATTAGAAAGAAAACCCACAGATCCGTATTACACAAAACAGCAGTTTCTAATCTACTTGAAGATACAGCCTGAGAAAAATTGTAATATtctcagagaaaagaaaaatggagggaAACCAATGAGGCCAACAGGAAAATTTTTCAGATCTAAATGGTATGCCGTCGACTCCCAACAAGTCAAGTTTCAACTATGAAGACAATTGGTGCTAAGAAGCATCTTTGAATACCAGAACGGCATTTTACGAATCTGAACCATCAGCGAAGGGTTTCAGAGCATCTTCTTTACCATTAACATAGTATTCGACAACCGCCCTTCATGCGCAGAAGCTTGTCGTGATGGTAGTTTACATGAACAATCACGGGCTTCATTTTGCTGAGGAAGGCATCTTTTCTGACAGTCCTATAGAGGACCTTACTATTCATAAAGAGATAAAAGTCCATCGTCCTCTTGGCAGCATGGAGACCTTCATGCCCGTTATGTGAAGGAAAAAAGAGTTCCTCATTGAAAACCGCTTGGTCCCAGGCATTTTCCTGAGAAAGCCTAGCAGCCACACGATCAAGGAGCTCGATTGAAGGGATGGTGGGTCTGATATAAAAGAAACCACAATTATAAACCGAGATACGAGTCGTATGACCGTCTCTGGTCCAATCCATTCCAGGCTCGTCAAAGACATCATCGAACCCGTAAGCAGTCCTGTTGTCATGACCATCTGACATGGACTCCACATCTGAATCTCGGTATAGATGGTCAAACGGGTTTTGCAAGTAGACTATGTCGACATCAGAGAGAAGAACACTATATACCAACTGCAAAAAATTCCCTCAAAATGCGGAATTTCAATCCTGAAACAGCACGACTCCCTCCTGTCCTTCCTACGGAATCGTCTTCATCTGGATCTCTTTTGTATACAGGAACGCCGTTTGACTCACAGAACTTACCAATATCTTCATCCAGAGGAACCATCAAATAATTAAGTATACCCACCCTCTTTATGTTGGTGAACCAAACTTCCAACAAATCCTTCACATTTGAGTTGGCCAGGGCAACTATGAGCTCTCTATTAACTGCGACTTTCTCCAATATGTTTGCCAATCTTGGATTCGCAGATTCATCTGGGACAACAGCGGGATTGGTTCTTGAACCCTTAACAGTACCAAATGGCCCAGCTTTCTGCTGTTTACCCAACGCAAGAACTTGCTTCTGAGCCTGATCTTTCCCCTGTTCAGCTAACTTAAGCTTTTCCATCAACTCCCTAACTTCCTTTTCTAGCTCAGCATTTTTCTGCGAAACAGCCACGTTCTCCAACTTCAACATGTTCATTCGCTCAGATGATTCTCAAGAGGTGGAAGAGGACTCTCCCTAGCAGGCAGACAATAAAAGAAGTTGTTTATGGCATTTGCAGGATAACACCAAAAACAAGTTAATACCCATCAATCCATCAAATATATGAACTACTTTTCCATTTAAGACTCATGTCTCATTCACACATCTCAGGCCGTCGTTCACATATTTCAACCTGAAAACAAACGATTTAATATAACAAGGAACCATTTTGACTTATATGTCTGCAGCAAATGAAGAATAGCTCATGTAGCGAGAGGATGACGGACAAGCATGTTGAAGCAGAACCTGTTTCCCTTCGGATGAAAAACAAGCCCAGCATTTTCGTTTCTTACAAGAAAGTCCTTTACTCTTCAGGTAAAAGCATCCCAAGTACATATTCAGTTCTTTCATGAAGTAAACCTCGACTGATGTCTCAATTCAAGCAATCCTGACCTAAAATTCATGCAATATCACGGTAACATCGGAAGAAAGGAATCTTCAAACAATAAGTCTCAACCTTCAAAGGTCAAAATCCAGATTGTAAATTTAGACATCATTAATCCATTTGTTTCGCAGAAAATGTAACGTtttcggaaattattttccagaaagccatttttcaggaaaataaccatatttttcggtgtttgattgaaatttgaaaatgaactaaaatATGTTTTCTACCATTTGATATTTTGGCGACCTCGAGCCTTGCTTGGCTCGCTGGATCTAATGAGGACCAAGCTTTCTGGCCTCAAGCAAGCTTGACTTTGCCAAATCCGCCATCACTAGCTTGTGGTGAGGCCAGAGCTTGCCAATGGCCAGTCGTTGGCTTGTCGCCATGACCGACAACGAttcatggaagaagaagaaaaaagaaataaaaaaaaaa
Above is a window of Eucalyptus grandis isolate ANBG69807.140 chromosome 9, ASM1654582v1, whole genome shotgun sequence DNA encoding:
- the LOC104418817 gene encoding probable NAD(P)H dehydrogenase (quinone) FQR1-like 2, giving the protein MGKGGGCVPSKKRSAESPDQDPPNPDGDGPVPAQERAPAAAAAEVTAPVTENHAQTIKKLRIFIIFYSMYGHVELMARRIKKGVDSIDGVEGVLYRVPETLTSEVLEQMRVPQRDVEVPVISAEQLVEADGLLFGFPTRFGSMASQMKAFFDSTGGLWHEQRLAGVPAGFFVSTGTQGGGQETTAWTAITQLVHHGMLYVPIGYTFGAGMFKMDSIRGGSPYGAGVFSGDGTREPSTTELALAEHQGKYMASIVKRFAIPY
- the LOC104418816 gene encoding NEDD8-conjugating enzyme Ubc12, translating into MINLFKVKAKQKEIAENANGKAPVKKQTAGELRLHKDISELNLPKTCTISFPNGKDDLMNFEVTIRPDEGYYCGGTFVFTFQVSSIYPHEAPKVKCKTKVYHPNIDLEGNVCLNILREDWKPVLNINTIIYGLFHLFTQPNYEDPLNHDAAAVLRDNPRMFESNVRRAMAGGYVGNTFFPRCM